One region of Streptomyces capillispiralis genomic DNA includes:
- a CDS encoding ROK family protein — protein sequence MAKRIGRTVRDLRRENRTAVLQRLYFDGPMSRLALGSAAGLSSGSVSNVVAELLTEGLVEEAGSLGADGGRPRTLVRVAADRGRLIGVDVGETRVRVELFDLSMTELARAERPLPGHGRRSYDVGVVAGHILDGIAEVLGTGPGAGASLGPSWGPGTGVGAGGGAGAGELLGIGIGVPGIVEHTADGPLVHGQTIGWDAVPLERLLRASGRLPAQVPLFTDNGAKTLGQAEMWFGGGRGARSAVVVLFGSGVGACVVGDELERGRALEWGHLTVRVRGRRCRCGARGCLEAYAGAEALLARWREEGGRPPRGADEEAALTAMLAAAHPADGGAPDPVAARVLEETAEYLGAGLADLINLFQPERILVGGWAGLQLGARFLESVRAHALDHSLRHPAARVRVALGRLGPDAVTVGAATLPLAAFFARGGYRAPAGSPAPAPAWRAALGARMAGTGPAVGGRAE from the coding sequence ATGGCCAAGCGGATCGGACGCACCGTCCGTGACCTGCGGCGGGAGAACCGCACCGCCGTTCTGCAACGGTTGTATTTCGACGGCCCGATGAGCAGGCTCGCCCTCGGGTCGGCCGCCGGGCTCAGTTCGGGTTCCGTCAGCAACGTCGTCGCCGAACTGCTCACCGAGGGACTGGTGGAGGAGGCGGGCAGCCTCGGCGCGGACGGCGGCCGGCCCCGCACCCTGGTCCGTGTCGCGGCGGACCGCGGCCGCCTGATCGGCGTCGACGTCGGCGAAACACGGGTGCGGGTCGAGCTGTTCGACCTGTCGATGACGGAACTGGCCCGCGCGGAGCGGCCGTTGCCCGGCCACGGCAGGCGGTCCTACGACGTCGGCGTGGTCGCCGGCCACATCCTCGACGGCATCGCGGAGGTGCTCGGCACGGGCCCCGGCGCGGGCGCGAGCCTCGGACCCAGCTGGGGCCCCGGGACGGGCGTCGGGGCCGGGGGTGGTGCCGGGGCCGGTGAGCTGCTGGGCATCGGCATCGGCGTGCCCGGGATCGTCGAGCACACCGCGGACGGCCCCCTCGTGCACGGTCAGACCATCGGCTGGGACGCCGTACCGCTGGAGCGTCTGCTGCGGGCGTCGGGACGGCTGCCCGCGCAGGTGCCGCTGTTCACCGACAACGGGGCGAAGACGCTGGGGCAGGCCGAGATGTGGTTCGGCGGCGGCCGCGGGGCGCGCAGCGCCGTGGTGGTGCTGTTCGGCTCCGGGGTGGGCGCGTGTGTCGTCGGCGACGAACTGGAGCGGGGCCGCGCGCTGGAGTGGGGCCATCTGACGGTGCGGGTGCGCGGGCGCCGGTGCCGCTGCGGTGCGCGGGGGTGCCTGGAGGCGTACGCGGGCGCGGAGGCGCTGCTCGCGCGCTGGCGGGAGGAGGGCGGCCGGCCCCCGCGCGGGGCCGACGAGGAGGCCGCGCTGACCGCGATGCTCGCCGCCGCCCACCCGGCGGACGGTGGCGCACCGGACCCGGTGGCGGCGCGGGTCCTCGAGGAGACGGCGGAGTACCTGGGCGCGGGCCTCGCCGACCTGATCAACCTCTTCCAGCCCGAACGGATCCTCGTCGGCGGCTGGGCCGGCCTCCAGCTCGGCGCGCGCTTCCTGGAGTCGGTGCGCGCACACGCCCTGGACCACTCGCTGCGGCACCCGGCGGCCCGGGTCCGCGTCGCGCTCGGCCGGCTGGGCCCGGACGCGGTGACGGTGGGCGCCGCCACCCTGCCCCTCGCGGCGTTCTTCGCCCGCGGCGGCTACCGCGCACCCGCCGGCTCCCCGGCACCGGCACCGGCGTGGCGGGCGGCCCTGGGCGCGAGGATGGCGGGGACCGGACCGGCTGTGGGAGGACGCGCCGAATGA
- a CDS encoding LacI family DNA-binding transcriptional regulator — MSRQAPTLEDVAREAGVSRATVSRVVNGVRNVDPAIQDLVRRAIERTGYAPNQAARQLVTRRTTTVALVVSGAGDGPEAGGEDTHGTGEAEADGPAERGPRPDREQIAFATRVFADPFFGRVVGGVVGHLRPRSMHPVLMFAETPETRQEVVTYLRQGGADGALVVSTHPDDPLPALLAEARLPAVLFARPGRPVPLSYVDLAHREGGRLAAEHLLARGCRRIVTVAGPLAVPASQERLAGFRDTLARHGKPFVPVAEGGFTVDSGMAAMTSLIAEHPDADGVFAGNDLMAQGAVQVLRDHGRRVPQDVAVVGFDDSSVAVTCRPRLTTVRQPVEEMAATMSGLLDDHIRGRRAEPTSVIFDPELVVRDSA; from the coding sequence ATGAGCAGACAGGCCCCGACCCTGGAGGACGTGGCGCGGGAGGCCGGCGTCTCCCGGGCCACCGTCTCCCGGGTGGTCAACGGCGTCCGCAACGTGGACCCCGCCATCCAGGACCTGGTCCGCCGGGCCATCGAACGGACCGGCTACGCCCCCAACCAGGCCGCCAGACAACTGGTCACACGCCGTACGACGACCGTGGCGCTGGTCGTCTCCGGCGCGGGAGACGGACCGGAGGCGGGCGGGGAGGACACGCACGGGACGGGGGAAGCGGAAGCGGACGGGCCGGCGGAGCGTGGGCCCCGGCCCGACCGGGAGCAGATCGCCTTCGCCACCCGGGTGTTCGCCGACCCGTTCTTCGGCCGGGTCGTGGGCGGCGTGGTCGGTCACCTCCGGCCGCGCTCCATGCACCCGGTGCTGATGTTCGCCGAGACCCCCGAGACCCGCCAGGAGGTCGTGACGTACCTCCGGCAGGGCGGCGCGGACGGGGCGCTCGTCGTGTCCACCCACCCCGACGACCCGCTGCCCGCACTGCTCGCCGAAGCCCGGCTGCCGGCGGTGCTGTTCGCCCGCCCCGGGCGTCCGGTGCCGCTCAGCTACGTCGACCTCGCCCACCGCGAGGGCGGCCGGCTCGCCGCCGAGCACCTGCTGGCCCGCGGCTGCCGCCGGATCGTCACCGTGGCCGGACCGCTCGCCGTCCCCGCGAGCCAGGAACGCCTGGCCGGCTTCCGGGACACCCTCGCCCGGCACGGGAAGCCCTTCGTGCCGGTGGCGGAGGGCGGCTTCACGGTCGACAGCGGCATGGCGGCGATGACCTCGCTGATCGCCGAACACCCCGATGCCGACGGGGTGTTCGCCGGCAACGACCTGATGGCCCAGGGGGCGGTCCAGGTCCTGCGCGACCACGGGCGAAGGGTGCCGCAGGACGTCGCGGTCGTCGGCTTCGACGACTCCAGCGTGGCCGTCACCTGCCGGCCCCGGCTGACCACCGTCCGCCAGCCGGTGGAGGAGATGGCGGCCACGATGTCCGGCCTCCTCGACGACCACATCAGGGGCAGGCGCGCCGAACCCACATCGGTGATCTTCGATCCGGAACTGGTGGTACGGGACTCCGCGTAG
- a CDS encoding glycoside hydrolase family 3 C-terminal domain-containing protein, which produces MGTSEEDIDRLLGKLTPRVRALLLSGATTWRTRAEPAVALRELVMSDGPAGVRGQAWDERSTSVLLPSATALAATWDEALVERLGGLLAAEARRKGVHVLLAPTLNLHRSPLGGRHFECFSEDPELTGRIGAALIRGVQAGGVAATAKHYVANDSETDRLTVDVRVGERALREVYLAPFEAAVAAGVRLVMAGYNAVDGTTMTASDLLADPLKSEWGFDGVVVSDWGAVRDTVRTGRAALDLAMPGPDGPWGEALARAVADGGVPGAAVDDKVRRLLRLAARCGALGDERPPVRAPARTRDVRALARRAVAAGTVLLSNRDVLPLDPGRLTTVAVIGAHAARTRTQGGGSAGVFPQGEVSFLDGIRAALRGRARVVHVPGPRPDGPPPALDPELCTEPRSGRPGVLLRVLDATGAELYAERRAGGRLLEPRLVPGAHTVEISALVRPRTGGRWTLGVAGFGRMSLSLDGRVLLDGTFSPPTDDPAVVHVNPPARCATADLAAGRDALLTARRELAPGTGRATVVSAAPPAPDVTAALAEAARAARAADAAIVVVGTTEHGESEGYDRTALALDDTQDALVHAVAAANPRTVAVVNSGGPVEMPWREAAGAVLLAWFPGQEGGGGLADVLFGRAEPGGRLPTTWPAALADAPVTRTRPVDGRLTYDEGLHIGYRGWLRERRTPAYWFGHGLGYTTWAYEELTVPSAWEAGEELTVRVRVRNTGGRAGREVVQVYLSRPPGPVDHPERWLAGYAAVHAGPGETVTAPVRIPARALRHWSVEEHAWRVEPGPCRVLAGRSAGDLPLAAGVVVRPPG; this is translated from the coding sequence GTGGGAACGAGCGAGGAAGACATCGACCGGCTGCTCGGCAAACTGACACCGCGCGTCCGCGCGCTGCTGCTCAGCGGCGCCACGACCTGGCGCACCCGCGCCGAACCGGCCGTGGCACTGCGGGAGCTGGTGATGTCCGACGGTCCGGCGGGCGTGCGCGGACAGGCGTGGGACGAGCGCAGCACCTCCGTGCTGCTGCCGTCCGCCACCGCGCTCGCCGCCACCTGGGACGAGGCCCTCGTGGAACGCCTCGGCGGCCTACTCGCCGCCGAGGCGCGGCGCAAGGGCGTGCACGTCCTGCTCGCCCCCACCCTCAACCTGCACCGCAGCCCCCTGGGCGGCCGGCACTTCGAGTGCTTCTCCGAGGACCCCGAACTGACCGGCCGCATCGGCGCCGCCCTCATCCGCGGCGTCCAGGCGGGCGGGGTGGCCGCTACGGCCAAGCACTACGTCGCCAACGACTCCGAGACCGACCGGCTCACCGTCGACGTACGCGTCGGCGAACGGGCCCTCAGGGAGGTGTACCTCGCGCCCTTCGAGGCCGCGGTGGCCGCCGGGGTCCGGCTGGTCATGGCCGGCTACAACGCGGTCGACGGGACCACCATGACCGCGAGCGACCTGCTCGCCGACCCGCTGAAGAGCGAGTGGGGCTTCGACGGCGTCGTCGTCTCCGACTGGGGCGCGGTGCGCGACACCGTGCGCACCGGGCGCGCGGCGCTCGACCTCGCCATGCCCGGACCGGACGGCCCCTGGGGCGAGGCCCTGGCCCGCGCGGTCGCCGACGGCGGCGTGCCCGGGGCGGCCGTCGACGACAAGGTACGGCGCCTGCTGCGGCTTGCTGCCCGCTGTGGCGCCCTCGGCGACGAACGCCCGCCCGTCCGTGCCCCGGCGCGCACCCGCGACGTACGGGCGCTGGCCCGGCGGGCGGTCGCTGCGGGAACGGTCCTGCTGAGCAACCGGGACGTACTGCCCCTGGATCCCGGCCGCCTCACCACGGTCGCCGTGATCGGCGCGCACGCCGCACGCACCCGCACCCAGGGAGGCGGCAGCGCGGGCGTCTTCCCCCAGGGCGAGGTGTCCTTCCTGGACGGCATCCGGGCCGCGCTGCGCGGCCGGGCCCGCGTCGTCCACGTCCCGGGCCCCCGCCCGGACGGCCCGCCGCCCGCGCTGGACCCCGAGCTGTGCACCGAACCGCGCTCCGGCCGCCCCGGCGTGCTGCTGCGCGTGCTGGACGCCACCGGCGCCGAGCTGTACGCCGAGCGGCGCGCCGGCGGACGGCTGCTGGAGCCCCGGCTGGTGCCGGGCGCACACACCGTCGAGATCAGCGCCCTGGTGCGCCCCCGCACCGGGGGCCGCTGGACGCTGGGTGTCGCGGGCTTCGGGCGGATGAGCCTGAGCCTGGACGGACGCGTCCTCCTGGACGGAACGTTCTCGCCGCCGACCGACGATCCGGCGGTCGTCCACGTCAACCCGCCCGCCCGGTGCGCGACCGCCGATCTGGCGGCCGGCCGGGACGCCCTGCTGACGGCCCGCCGCGAACTCGCCCCCGGCACCGGCCGGGCCACCGTCGTCAGCGCGGCACCGCCCGCCCCCGACGTCACCGCGGCGCTGGCGGAGGCGGCCCGCGCGGCCCGGGCGGCGGACGCGGCGATCGTGGTCGTCGGCACCACCGAGCACGGCGAGTCGGAGGGGTACGACCGGACGGCTCTCGCCCTCGACGACACCCAGGACGCGCTGGTCCACGCCGTCGCCGCCGCCAATCCGCGCACGGTGGCCGTGGTCAACAGCGGCGGTCCGGTGGAGATGCCGTGGCGCGAGGCGGCGGGCGCCGTCCTGCTGGCGTGGTTCCCCGGGCAGGAGGGCGGCGGCGGGCTGGCCGACGTGCTCTTCGGGCGCGCCGAGCCCGGCGGACGGCTGCCCACCACCTGGCCGGCCGCCCTCGCCGACGCCCCGGTCACCCGCACCCGCCCGGTCGACGGCCGCCTCACCTACGACGAGGGCCTGCACATCGGCTACCGCGGCTGGCTGCGCGAACGCCGCACCCCCGCCTACTGGTTCGGCCATGGGCTCGGCTACACCACCTGGGCGTACGAGGAGTTGACCGTCCCGTCCGCCTGGGAGGCGGGGGAGGAGCTGACGGTCCGCGTGCGCGTGCGCAACACCGGTGGGCGGGCGGGACGGGAGGTGGTCCAGGTGTACCTGTCCCGGCCGCCCGGACCGGTCGACCACCCCGAACGCTGGCTCGCCGGGTACGCGGCCGTGCACGCCGGGCCGGGGGAGACGGTGACGGCGCCGGTGCGGATCCCGGCACGGGCACTGCGCCATTGGTCGGTCGAGGAGCACGCCTGGCGCGTCGAGCCGGGACCCTGCCGGGTGCTGGCGGGACGCTCGGCGGGGGACCTGCCGCTGGCGGCGGGGGTGGTGGTCCGCCCGCCGGGGTGA
- a CDS encoding discoidin domain-containing protein, with the protein MTRPHPRTSGSGTSPALGRRTASSTTRRLATASSTTRRLATSLTAGLLTAGALTALPAPQAAAAGSTVKVTGSQGSWQLTVDGSPYQIKGLTWGPAAADAERYMPDLKSMGVNTIRTWGTDASSRPLLDSAAAHGVKVIAGFWLQPGGGPGSGGCVNYLTDTAYKERMLAEFPRWVQEYKDHPGVLMWNVGNESVLGLQNCYSGDELERQRDAYTTFVNDVTKRIHAVDPGHPVTSTDAWVGAWPYYKKNAPDLDLYAVNAYDAVCDVRAAWEQGGYTKPYIVTESGPAGEWEVPDDANGVPKEPADQAKAEGYTKAWDCVTGHRGVALGATLFHYGTEYDFGGIWFNLLPAGQKRLSYYAVKRAYGGSGAGDNTPPVLSGLGVEGDAGQVQAGKDLVLTVRATDPDGDPIAYEVQANSNYIDQSKQLTTLPHTDLGGGRLRVTAPDRPGVWKLYVKATDGRGNVGVETLSARVVPPAVDGTNVALGRPATASSYQPSYGDCPCPAGNAVDGDPDTRWASDWSDPQWLRVDLGTRTTFRHVQLYWETSYAKAYTVQTSDDGQNWRTVRTVTDGNGGVDTLDVTGTGRYVRVNGTARGTGYGYSLYEFGVYG; encoded by the coding sequence ATGACCCGACCACACCCGCGCACGAGCGGATCCGGAACCTCCCCGGCGCTCGGCAGACGCACCGCCTCTTCGACCACCCGTCGGCTCGCCACCGCCTCCTCGACCACCCGCCGGCTCGCCACCTCCCTGACCGCCGGCCTGCTCACGGCCGGTGCCCTCACCGCGCTGCCCGCCCCGCAGGCGGCCGCGGCCGGCAGCACCGTGAAGGTCACCGGCAGCCAGGGCTCCTGGCAACTCACCGTCGACGGCAGCCCCTACCAGATCAAGGGCCTCACCTGGGGCCCCGCCGCCGCCGACGCCGAGCGGTACATGCCGGACCTGAAGTCCATGGGCGTCAACACGATCCGCACCTGGGGCACCGACGCGAGCAGCAGGCCGCTGCTCGACTCGGCCGCCGCGCACGGCGTCAAGGTCATCGCCGGCTTCTGGCTCCAGCCCGGCGGCGGCCCCGGCAGCGGCGGCTGCGTCAACTACCTGACCGACACCGCGTACAAGGAGCGGATGCTCGCCGAGTTCCCCCGCTGGGTGCAGGAGTACAAGGACCACCCGGGCGTCCTGATGTGGAACGTGGGCAACGAGTCGGTCCTCGGCCTGCAGAACTGCTACAGCGGCGACGAACTCGAACGGCAGCGCGACGCCTACACCACCTTCGTCAACGACGTGACGAAGAGGATCCACGCCGTCGACCCCGGCCACCCCGTCACCTCCACCGACGCCTGGGTCGGCGCCTGGCCCTACTACAAGAAGAACGCCCCCGACCTCGACCTGTACGCCGTCAACGCCTACGACGCCGTCTGCGACGTCCGGGCCGCCTGGGAGCAGGGCGGCTACACCAAGCCGTACATCGTCACCGAGTCGGGCCCGGCCGGTGAGTGGGAGGTACCCGACGACGCCAACGGTGTACCGAAGGAGCCCGCCGACCAGGCCAAGGCCGAGGGCTACACCAAGGCGTGGGACTGCGTCACCGGGCACCGCGGCGTCGCCCTGGGCGCGACCCTCTTCCACTACGGCACCGAGTACGACTTCGGCGGCATCTGGTTCAACCTCCTCCCGGCGGGCCAGAAGCGGCTGTCGTACTACGCCGTGAAGCGTGCGTACGGCGGCTCCGGCGCCGGTGACAACACACCACCGGTGCTCTCCGGCCTCGGCGTCGAGGGCGACGCGGGCCAGGTGCAGGCGGGCAAGGACCTGGTGCTCACCGTGCGGGCCACCGACCCGGACGGCGACCCGATCGCGTACGAGGTGCAGGCGAACAGCAACTACATCGACCAGAGCAAGCAGTTGACCACGCTGCCCCACACCGACCTGGGCGGCGGACGCCTCAGGGTCACCGCACCCGACCGGCCCGGGGTGTGGAAGCTGTACGTCAAGGCCACGGACGGCAGGGGCAACGTCGGCGTGGAGACCCTCTCGGCGCGGGTCGTGCCGCCCGCCGTGGACGGCACGAACGTGGCGCTGGGCAGGCCGGCCACCGCCTCGTCGTACCAGCCGAGTTACGGCGACTGCCCCTGCCCCGCGGGCAACGCCGTGGACGGCGACCCCGACACCCGGTGGGCCAGCGACTGGAGCGATCCCCAGTGGCTGCGGGTGGACCTCGGCACACGCACCACGTTCCGGCACGTGCAGCTGTACTGGGAGACCTCCTACGCCAAGGCGTACACCGTCCAGACCTCCGACGACGGACAGAACTGGCGGACCGTGCGCACCGTCACCGACGGCAACGGCGGCGTCGACACCCTCGACGTGACCGGCACCGGCCGCTACGTCCGGGTCAACGGCACCGCGCGCGGCACCGGCTACGGCTACTCGCTGTACGAGTTCGGCGTCTACGGCTGA
- a CDS encoding IS110 family transposase, protein MSRAHARIWVGIDAGKGHHWAVAVNADGETLFSTKVLNDEAQILTLIDTAREKADEVRWAVDISGRASALLLALLIAHGQQVVYVPGRTVNRMTGAYRGEGKTDAKDALVIADQARMRRDFAPIGTPPELVSTLQLLTGYRRDLIADRVRLINRLRDLLVGICPALERAFDYSASKGPVVMLTEYQTPAALRRIGVKRLTTWLERRKVRSADTVAAKAVEAAQSQTTALPGEARAAKLVRDLAHQLLALDERIKDNDQEIRETFRTDDRAEIIESLPGMGPILGAEFVAIVGDLSGYRDAGRLASHAGLAPVPRDSGRRTGNYHRPKRYNRRLRWLFYMSAQSAMMRPGPSRDYYLKKRAEGLIHTQALLALARRRVNVLWAMLRDKRLFTSVPPVTQAA, encoded by the coding sequence TTGAGCAGGGCTCACGCGCGGATATGGGTCGGCATCGACGCAGGCAAGGGGCATCACTGGGCGGTGGCGGTGAACGCCGACGGTGAGACACTGTTCTCGACGAAGGTGCTCAACGATGAGGCCCAGATCCTGACGCTGATCGACACGGCCCGGGAGAAGGCCGACGAGGTGCGGTGGGCGGTGGACATCTCCGGCCGTGCCTCCGCCCTGCTGCTGGCCCTGCTGATCGCGCACGGTCAGCAGGTGGTCTACGTGCCCGGTCGCACTGTCAACCGGATGACCGGCGCCTACCGCGGTGAGGGCAAGACCGACGCCAAGGACGCCCTGGTCATCGCCGACCAGGCCCGCATGCGCCGGGACTTCGCCCCGATCGGGACTCCGCCAGAGCTGGTTTCCACACTGCAGCTGCTGACCGGCTACCGGCGGGACCTGATCGCCGACCGGGTCCGGCTCATCAACCGGCTGCGCGACCTGCTGGTCGGCATCTGCCCGGCCCTGGAGCGGGCATTCGACTACTCCGCCTCCAAGGGCCCGGTCGTCATGCTCACCGAGTACCAGACCCCGGCCGCCCTGCGGCGGATCGGCGTCAAGCGGCTGACCACCTGGCTGGAACGACGCAAGGTCCGCAGTGCCGACACCGTCGCGGCCAAGGCCGTCGAGGCCGCCCAGTCCCAGACCACCGCCCTGCCCGGCGAGGCCCGGGCCGCCAAGCTGGTGCGCGACCTGGCCCACCAGCTCCTGGCCCTGGACGAACGGATCAAGGACAACGACCAGGAGATCCGCGAGACCTTCCGCACCGACGACCGCGCCGAGATCATCGAGTCCCTGCCCGGCATGGGCCCGATCCTGGGTGCCGAGTTCGTCGCAATCGTCGGGGACCTCTCCGGCTACCGCGACGCCGGACGCCTGGCCTCGCACGCCGGCCTGGCGCCGGTGCCTCGCGACTCCGGCCGCCGCACCGGCAACTACCACCGGCCCAAACGCTACAACCGGCGCCTGCGCTGGCTGTTCTACATGTCCGCGCAGTCCGCGATGATGCGACCGGGACCTTCGAGGGACTACTACCTCAAGAAACGCGCCGAGGGCCTGATCCACACGCAGGCATTGCTCGCACTCGCCCGCCGACGGGTCAACGTGCTGTGGGCGATGCTGCGTGACAAGAGGCTGTTCACCTCCGTCCCGCCAGTCACGCAGGCGGCTTGA
- a CDS encoding coagulation factor 5/8 type domain-containing protein, which translates to MPTSPTNSAVPENSGVRRRALLGAAAAAPVLAGLSGTAASAAPGSRRRPRALPGGGDLGPNVIVFDPSTPDIQARLDEIFRQQESAQFGTGRYQLLFEPGTYNGLNAQIGFYTSISGLGLSPDDTTINGDVTVDAGWFDGNATQNFWRSAENLALVPVNGTNRWAVAQAAPFRRMHVRGGLNLAPDGYGWASGGYIADSRVDGTVGPYSQQQWYTRDSSVGGWTNGVWNMVFSGVDGAPAQGFPNPPYTTLQTTPVSREKPFLYLEGGQYRVFLPALRTDARGVSWGNGTPRGTSLPLERFYVAKPGDSAATLNQALEQGLDLLLTPGIYHVDQPVRVDRADTVVLGLGYATLIPDNGVTALRVADVDGVRLAGFLVDAGPVNSPVLLEVGPEGASADHSANPITVQDVFIRIGGAGPGKATTSLVINARHTVVDHTWVWRADHGDGVGWETNRCDYGVVVNGDDVLATGLFVEHFNKYDVQWNGERGRTIFFQNEKAYDAPDQAAIQNGSLKGYAAYKVGDHVTAHEGWGMGSYCYYNVNPGIVQHHGFAAPERDGVRFHSLSVVSLSGNGQYECVINDTGSPTSGTDTVPSTVVSYP; encoded by the coding sequence ATGCCCACTTCCCCCACGAACTCCGCCGTGCCCGAGAACTCCGGTGTACGGCGACGGGCCCTCCTCGGCGCGGCCGCGGCCGCCCCCGTACTGGCCGGGCTCTCCGGCACCGCCGCCTCCGCGGCGCCCGGCTCGCGCAGGCGTCCCCGCGCCCTTCCCGGCGGTGGTGACCTGGGTCCGAACGTCATCGTCTTCGACCCGTCCACCCCGGACATCCAGGCCCGCCTCGATGAGATCTTCCGGCAGCAGGAGTCGGCCCAGTTCGGCACCGGCCGCTACCAGTTGCTGTTCGAGCCGGGCACGTACAACGGGCTCAACGCGCAGATCGGCTTCTACACCTCGATCTCCGGTCTCGGCCTCTCCCCCGACGACACCACCATCAACGGTGACGTGACGGTCGACGCCGGCTGGTTCGACGGCAACGCCACCCAGAACTTCTGGCGTTCGGCGGAGAACCTGGCCCTCGTCCCGGTCAACGGCACCAACCGCTGGGCGGTCGCCCAGGCCGCGCCGTTCCGCCGGATGCACGTCCGCGGCGGGCTCAACCTGGCGCCCGACGGGTACGGCTGGGCGAGCGGCGGCTACATCGCCGACAGCCGCGTCGACGGCACCGTCGGCCCGTACTCGCAGCAGCAGTGGTACACCCGCGACAGCTCGGTCGGCGGCTGGACCAACGGCGTGTGGAACATGGTGTTCTCCGGTGTCGACGGCGCCCCCGCGCAGGGCTTCCCGAACCCGCCGTACACCACGCTCCAGACGACACCCGTCTCCCGCGAGAAGCCGTTCCTGTACCTGGAGGGCGGCCAGTACCGCGTCTTCCTGCCCGCGCTGCGCACCGACGCCCGCGGCGTCAGCTGGGGCAACGGCACCCCGCGCGGCACCTCCCTGCCGCTGGAGCGCTTCTACGTCGCCAAGCCCGGCGACTCGGCCGCCACCCTCAACCAGGCCCTCGAACAGGGCCTCGACCTGCTGCTCACGCCCGGCATCTACCACGTCGACCAGCCGGTCCGGGTGGACCGGGCGGACACCGTGGTGCTGGGCCTGGGGTACGCCACCCTGATCCCCGACAACGGTGTCACCGCGCTGCGGGTCGCCGATGTCGACGGCGTACGGCTGGCCGGCTTCCTGGTCGACGCCGGGCCGGTGAACTCCCCCGTGCTGCTGGAGGTCGGGCCGGAGGGCGCCTCCGCGGACCACTCCGCCAACCCCATCACGGTCCAGGACGTGTTCATCCGGATCGGCGGCGCGGGCCCCGGCAAGGCGACCACCAGCCTGGTGATCAACGCCCGGCACACCGTCGTCGACCACACCTGGGTGTGGCGCGCCGACCACGGCGACGGCGTCGGCTGGGAGACCAACCGCTGCGACTACGGTGTCGTCGTCAACGGCGACGACGTCCTCGCCACCGGCCTGTTCGTCGAGCACTTCAACAAGTACGACGTGCAGTGGAACGGCGAGCGGGGCCGCACGATCTTCTTCCAGAACGAGAAGGCGTACGACGCCCCCGACCAGGCCGCCATCCAGAACGGCTCCCTCAAGGGCTACGCCGCCTACAAGGTCGGCGACCACGTCACCGCCCACGAGGGCTGGGGCATGGGCAGTTACTGCTACTACAACGTGAATCCGGGCATCGTGCAGCACCACGGCTTCGCCGCGCCCGAGCGGGACGGGGTGCGCTTCCACAGCCTGTCGGTGGTGTCGCTGAGCGGCAACGGGCAGTACGAGTGCGTCATCAACGACACGGGGTCGCCGACCTCGGGTACCGACACGGTGCCGTCGACGGTGGTGTCCTACCCCTGA